From Sporosarcina sp. Te-1, the proteins below share one genomic window:
- a CDS encoding CPBP family intramembrane glutamic endopeptidase — MTDKKITEQFTMLTFCIAYLVSGALIVLGQFGYSVHNWVHSLQQFGMNIPFAIYILSPAIASYIVLKKNNKIAGFKEWLRTVFYAKNSISLYLFVVAGLALYFLIHIAVSGRTEMVLPFYTFFLSLLGNLIIGGLEEAGWMYILQPELDKKYGFVLSSVFVGIIWILWHIPLFFIPGTNHGEGLINFWMFAVQLIAFRFFNGAIYKISGKGRVFMCVLFHTMFNAASPIFGTMTMTWAGTIAANAVIVLVSIVTVVIYNKKNKRIV, encoded by the coding sequence GTGACAGACAAAAAAATCACAGAACAATTTACGATGCTGACATTTTGCATAGCCTATCTTGTGTCAGGTGCTTTGATTGTTCTTGGGCAATTCGGATATTCGGTTCACAATTGGGTTCACTCGTTACAGCAATTCGGGATGAACATCCCTTTTGCAATCTATATTTTGTCGCCCGCTATTGCTTCATATATCGTTCTGAAGAAAAATAACAAAATAGCAGGTTTCAAGGAATGGTTAAGAACTGTTTTTTATGCCAAAAATAGCATATCTCTCTATTTGTTTGTTGTTGCAGGACTTGCACTGTATTTTTTGATACATATTGCAGTTTCAGGCCGCACGGAAATGGTGCTTCCCTTTTATACGTTCTTCCTTTCCCTGCTTGGTAATCTTATAATCGGTGGCTTGGAGGAAGCTGGCTGGATGTACATATTGCAGCCTGAGCTTGACAAAAAATACGGTTTTGTTTTGTCTTCTGTTTTTGTAGGAATCATTTGGATTTTATGGCATATCCCTCTCTTCTTCATTCCGGGGACGAATCATGGAGAGGGACTCATTAACTTTTGGATGTTTGCAGTTCAACTTATTGCATTTCGGTTTTTCAACGGGGCAATCTACAAAATATCAGGCAAAGGCCGTGTGTTTATGTGCGTATTATTCCACACCATGTTCAATGCGGCATCCCCCATCTTCGGCACTATGACTATGACTTGGGCGGGAACAATTGCCGCAAATGCTGTGATAGTTCTTGTTTCAATTGTAACCGTTGTGATATACAACAAGAAGAACAAGCGAATAGTATAA
- a CDS encoding response regulator transcription factor: protein MKLLIIEDDPYLSDTIRETTEGIFDVEQAYNGEDGLFLAEQNIFDIIILDIMLPHMDGYEVLGQLRNNNITTPVMMLTAKDGIDDKIQGFKVGADDYIVKPFHREELLLRLEAILRRVGGFLEENTMTFKELRLDLKKKTASIGGESLPVNGKQFDLLEYLIVNKNTILTKEQIFDRIWGFESDTSTTVVEVYASKLRKNLKTLTYDQYIKTFRGLGYMWTENGEEDA, encoded by the coding sequence ATGAAGTTACTTATCATAGAGGATGATCCCTATCTTTCCGACACGATACGAGAGACGACCGAAGGGATATTTGATGTCGAACAGGCATATAACGGAGAGGACGGCTTGTTTCTAGCCGAGCAAAACATATTCGATATTATCATTTTGGATATCATGCTCCCCCACATGGATGGATACGAGGTTCTAGGGCAACTCCGGAATAACAATATAACGACACCTGTCATGATGTTGACTGCAAAGGATGGCATTGATGATAAAATACAAGGTTTTAAAGTCGGGGCCGATGATTATATCGTGAAACCGTTTCACCGGGAGGAACTGTTGCTCCGCTTGGAAGCGATCCTGAGACGGGTAGGTGGTTTCCTTGAGGAGAATACAATGACATTCAAAGAATTGAGGCTTGATTTGAAAAAGAAGACCGCGTCCATCGGCGGGGAGTCCCTTCCAGTGAACGGAAAACAATTCGATCTCTTAGAGTATTTGATTGTGAACAAAAATACGATTTTGACAAAGGAGCAGATCTTTGACCGGATTTGGGGGTTCGAGTCGGACACCTCCACAACAGTCGTTGAGGTGTATGCGAGTAAATTGCGCAAAAACTTAAAAACCCTGACTTATGACCAATACATCAAAACATTTCGCGGGTTAGGCTATATGTGGACGGAAAACGGTGAGGAAGATGCGTAA
- a CDS encoding NAD(P)-dependent oxidoreductase, translating into MEQKCIAIIGGTGRVGRYIAETALEQGYTVRMLVRNPERVQMKREGIELIVGDALNAGAIEKTIRSCNVVINTFGQPSKAEPFYSQVTQLILSCMKEKGIRRYIGVTGGSLTIEGDSKNLINRMGAKLFEICFTTMIADKRLEHDILQKSDLDWSLIRLPFVVEGPEKGNIRENLIDMPGNKITNRDIARFLVGQIDEKTYYRQAPFIAGR; encoded by the coding sequence TTGGAACAAAAATGCATCGCCATCATTGGCGGGACAGGTAGAGTTGGGAGATATATAGCGGAAACGGCATTGGAGCAGGGCTACACCGTAAGAATGCTTGTGCGGAATCCGGAGCGAGTGCAGATGAAACGAGAGGGAATAGAACTGATTGTTGGGGACGCGTTGAATGCCGGGGCGATCGAAAAGACGATTCGAAGCTGCAACGTAGTCATCAACACATTCGGGCAACCGTCGAAGGCAGAACCATTCTATAGTCAAGTGACACAACTGATTCTATCCTGTATGAAGGAAAAGGGAATCCGGCGTTACATCGGGGTAACTGGTGGATCCTTGACAATAGAAGGAGACAGCAAAAATCTCATCAATCGGATGGGAGCAAAGTTGTTTGAAATCTGTTTTACGACAATGATTGCAGATAAGCGATTGGAACATGACATTCTACAGAAATCTGACTTGGATTGGTCACTCATCCGACTGCCTTTTGTCGTTGAAGGGCCAGAAAAAGGAAACATCCGTGAAAATCTGATCGATATGCCCGGAAACAAAATTACAAACAGAGACATCGCCCGCTTTCTCGTTGGACAGATTGATGAGAAGACCTATTACCGTCAAGCACCCTTTATTGCTGGAAGATGA
- a CDS encoding carbohydrate-binding domain-containing protein, translating to MKSKWSKMAAVSFSMVFLAACSEEHVENGSQKESALVMTSEDMKEAMQGLVTYQEADVYSEWKDENPTFIELNGNEANFGESQSILANEGKLTIKTSGVYVLSGTWDNGQIVVDAEDEGTVRLILNGIDIKSETSAPIFIQNAGNTIISLADGTLNTLTDAKEYVLDESSEGEPNAALFSKDNLTINGTGSLRVVGNWNDGIKSKDDLKITGGTIEVEAVDDGIVGRDVVGVKDGSITIKAGGDGIKSTNVEKEGKGGIAIEGGQFTITSDNDGVQAATSLYVLDGSFLIKAGGGSPETIQASEQRPDPWGITENEDEDTDTPSTKGLKAATQLAICGGTFTIDSLDDALHSNDSVTIMDGSFDIETGDDGIHADFSVVAAGGTVAIRKSYEGIEGNRITIIDGEIHIVSSDDGINVGGGNDSSGFGMPGAGGMIHGQTGDQMPERPEDMPPAGDPPGNTGEMPAAGDSSSKPGEQKKTTTAGQSVPVSDSQKQADDPTDKKSEDDENKELVIQGGYISIDTDGDGLDSNGSIQMTGGTVIVNGPTDNGNGSLDYDETFELIGGTLLTAGSSGMAMAPSKSSTQNSIVMTFPDVQAAGTMIHLADSQGNSIATFAPKVEFTSVLISTEKLKKGETYTLYSGGSATGTDQDGFYSETNYQGGTKVVSFEISESATWLNETGVTTGGNGGPGGGSVPGGMDRPQGQRPDDMFEGLDDETKQEVQQIMKQMREDTLSWEEADKKLKGLGITQPKRDDGK from the coding sequence ATGAAATCCAAATGGAGTAAAATGGCGGCTGTTTCATTTTCCATGGTTTTTCTGGCGGCATGCAGTGAAGAGCACGTGGAAAATGGTTCGCAAAAAGAGTCGGCCCTCGTCATGACGAGCGAAGATATGAAAGAGGCAATGCAGGGATTGGTTACGTATCAAGAAGCCGATGTGTACAGTGAGTGGAAGGACGAAAATCCAACGTTTATTGAGTTGAATGGGAACGAGGCGAATTTCGGCGAATCCCAGTCGATCTTGGCAAATGAAGGGAAGCTGACAATCAAAACTTCCGGTGTATATGTTCTTAGCGGAACATGGGACAATGGGCAAATCGTTGTCGATGCGGAAGACGAAGGTACCGTGAGACTTATATTGAATGGAATAGATATCAAGTCGGAGACATCCGCTCCGATCTTTATTCAAAATGCGGGGAATACGATCATTTCATTAGCTGATGGTACCTTAAATACATTGACGGACGCTAAAGAGTATGTATTGGATGAGTCGTCTGAAGGGGAACCAAACGCGGCTTTATTCAGTAAAGATAATTTGACGATTAACGGGACAGGCTCTCTTCGTGTTGTTGGAAATTGGAACGATGGAATTAAAAGTAAAGATGATTTGAAAATTACAGGAGGGACAATTGAGGTCGAAGCGGTCGATGATGGCATCGTCGGCAGGGATGTTGTGGGCGTAAAGGATGGTTCCATTACAATAAAAGCCGGAGGCGACGGCATTAAGTCGACGAATGTAGAAAAAGAGGGAAAGGGTGGAATTGCCATTGAAGGGGGACAATTTACTATTACCTCTGATAACGACGGAGTACAGGCGGCCACGTCTTTATATGTCCTGGATGGCAGCTTTTTAATCAAGGCAGGGGGTGGAAGCCCCGAAACCATCCAAGCGAGCGAACAGAGACCGGACCCCTGGGGGATTACAGAAAATGAGGACGAAGATACAGATACACCGAGTACGAAAGGACTGAAAGCGGCAACTCAGCTCGCAATTTGCGGCGGCACATTTACGATCGATTCCTTGGATGATGCCCTGCATAGCAATGACAGCGTGACAATAATGGATGGCTCGTTTGATATAGAGACCGGGGACGACGGCATCCATGCGGATTTTTCTGTCGTGGCTGCAGGTGGGACGGTTGCAATCCGGAAAAGCTACGAAGGAATCGAAGGCAACCGTATAACGATTATTGATGGAGAAATCCATATCGTATCGAGCGATGACGGCATCAATGTGGGCGGAGGAAATGATAGTTCAGGATTTGGGATGCCAGGCGCAGGAGGAATGATTCATGGACAGACCGGTGATCAAATGCCTGAGCGTCCGGAAGATATGCCGCCAGCAGGGGACCCACCGGGTAATACAGGAGAAATGCCAGCGGCTGGCGATTCTTCAAGCAAACCGGGAGAGCAGAAAAAAACTACGACTGCTGGACAATCAGTGCCAGTGAGTGATTCACAGAAACAAGCTGACGATCCAACAGATAAGAAGAGCGAAGATGACGAGAACAAGGAACTTGTAATCCAAGGAGGCTATATTTCCATTGACACGGATGGGGACGGGCTTGATTCGAATGGCTCAATTCAAATGACGGGCGGAACAGTCATCGTCAATGGGCCGACAGATAACGGCAATGGCTCCTTAGATTATGATGAAACATTTGAATTGATCGGCGGCACACTGCTGACGGCAGGAAGCTCTGGAATGGCGATGGCCCCTTCAAAAAGTTCAACCCAGAACTCGATTGTAATGACATTCCCTGATGTGCAGGCAGCTGGCACTATGATTCATTTGGCTGATTCTCAAGGCAACAGCATTGCGACATTTGCACCGAAGGTTGAATTTACTTCTGTTTTGATCAGCACGGAAAAACTAAAGAAAGGAGAAACGTACACACTCTATTCCGGCGGGAGTGCAACAGGAACAGATCAAGACGGCTTCTATTCAGAAACGAACTATCAGGGCGGCACGAAAGTGGTCAGCTTTGAAATCTCAGAATCTGCTACTTGGCTGAACGAAACAGGCGTGACAACAGGAGGAAATGGGGGGCCTGGCGGCGGATCCGTACCTGGAGGAATGGATCGTCCGCAAGGGCAAAGACCAGATGACATGTTCGAAGGATTGGACGATGAAACGAAGCAGGAAGTACAACAGATTATGAAACAAATGCGGGAAGACACGCTCTCGTGGGAAGAGGCAGATAAGAAATTAAAAGGGCTTGGCATTACCCAGCCGAAAAGAGATGACGGCAAGTAG
- a CDS encoding 1-acyl-sn-glycerol-3-phosphate acyltransferase produces MYAVILRIAKMILGVLGKYEVKNKHLLPSEGGYIVTCTHKGWLDVVVLAVCLPRPIHFMAKQELFRVKLLSSFLRKLNAFPVNRENPSPSSIKIPIKLLKRGEVVGIFPGGTRTTEDVALKRGAVTIANLAKAPVVPAVYEGPRSIRELLKMRKATIIFGEPFYVETKTKEELASYTLQLTERMTGLSELQ; encoded by the coding sequence ATGTATGCAGTGATTTTGAGAATCGCGAAGATGATTCTAGGAGTGCTAGGCAAATACGAAGTCAAAAACAAGCATTTGCTTCCTTCTGAAGGAGGCTATATTGTTACGTGCACCCATAAAGGCTGGTTGGATGTTGTGGTATTGGCGGTGTGCTTGCCTAGGCCAATTCATTTCATGGCTAAACAAGAACTCTTTCGCGTCAAGCTGCTATCCTCCTTTCTAAGGAAGCTGAACGCCTTTCCGGTGAATCGAGAGAATCCTTCTCCAAGCAGTATTAAAATTCCCATTAAGCTGTTGAAACGTGGAGAAGTGGTCGGTATTTTTCCGGGCGGCACCCGAACGACCGAAGATGTTGCGTTGAAACGCGGGGCGGTCACCATTGCAAACCTTGCAAAAGCACCCGTTGTGCCTGCGGTATATGAAGGTCCCCGGTCGATTCGTGAACTGTTGAAAATGAGGAAAGCGACAATTATCTTCGGTGAGCCCTTCTATGTTGAAACCAAAACAAAGGAGGAACTCGCTTCATATACTCTTCAATTAACGGAAAGAATGACGGGGCTATCTGAATTGCAGTGA
- a CDS encoding HXXEE domain-containing protein, whose translation MFPLELANAIWLFVIIFMIHDFEEIIVVEHWSGRVEERVKRLNRKLGYLIWRFWKVNSYQFAKRDIFIFLVASCITILKVQFMESDWAAVMYVIFLFIVLLHNAIHLVQTIILRSYTPGLYTSVLIVTPYCIYLLFALR comes from the coding sequence TTGTTTCCATTAGAGCTCGCCAATGCAATTTGGCTATTTGTTATTATTTTTATGATTCATGATTTTGAGGAAATCATAGTAGTGGAGCATTGGTCAGGGCGAGTAGAGGAACGTGTTAAGCGGCTGAACCGAAAGCTGGGCTATCTGATTTGGAGGTTTTGGAAAGTCAATTCCTATCAGTTCGCCAAGCGGGATATCTTTATTTTTTTGGTAGCCTCGTGCATTACAATATTAAAAGTGCAGTTTATGGAGAGCGACTGGGCTGCTGTCATGTATGTGATCTTCTTGTTCATTGTCTTGCTTCACAATGCCATACATTTAGTACAGACCATCATTTTACGATCTTACACACCAGGCCTTTATACGTCCGTATTGATCGTGACGCCCTATTGCATCTATTTACTATTTGCCTTGAGGTGA
- a CDS encoding IS110 family transposase gives MYSKWNEKLNQVTENTLIVGMDIAKSTHYACFVDERGRVLEKAFAVHQSREGFEALYQNVLRAMKAHEKTDVIVGIEPTGHYWMNLAYFLDSYGIPLVMVNPLHVKRSKELDDNLQTKNDKKDAVVIARLMKDGRFSYPRILKDIEAELRIGSTLRSKLTEDLSSLKNRIIRWLDRYFPEFTQVYPTFGKMAFATLEKTPLPQDIIGKTAEELVFLYRQVEGMRAPQLPKARLLIDVANQSIGLTEGSQMARFEIATLIRQYRLLEEEIEEVNSQLAELAKSTGEYVYLSTVPGLGDATIVDLLSEVGSFSHYEDPRQLIKLAGLTLRENSSGQHKGRKHISKRGRKRLRNVLFKVIVPLIRHNEAFKRLHEYYTTRQQNPLRGKQSMVVLCGKLLKVLHGICKKKVHFDERHMMNDLHCLATAA, from the coding sequence ATGTATTCTAAGTGGAATGAAAAGCTAAATCAAGTAACGGAAAACACATTAATTGTCGGCATGGATATCGCTAAGAGTACCCATTACGCATGCTTCGTAGATGAACGCGGACGTGTACTTGAGAAAGCTTTTGCCGTACATCAATCCAGAGAAGGATTTGAAGCATTATATCAAAATGTACTTCGTGCTATGAAAGCACATGAAAAAACTGATGTTATCGTTGGGATTGAACCTACCGGCCACTATTGGATGAACCTTGCTTATTTCTTGGATTCCTATGGAATCCCGCTTGTAATGGTCAACCCATTACACGTCAAGCGTTCAAAGGAACTGGATGATAACTTACAGACAAAGAACGATAAGAAAGATGCAGTAGTCATTGCTCGGCTCATGAAGGACGGGCGTTTCAGCTATCCCCGTATTCTAAAAGATATTGAGGCGGAGTTGCGGATTGGCTCTACTCTTCGTTCAAAGCTTACAGAGGATTTGTCGAGCCTCAAGAACCGGATCATTCGCTGGCTTGATCGGTACTTTCCGGAGTTTACACAGGTCTATCCAACCTTCGGGAAGATGGCGTTCGCTACACTCGAGAAAACACCGTTGCCACAGGACATCATAGGGAAGACGGCTGAAGAGTTAGTCTTTCTCTACCGGCAGGTAGAGGGGATGAGAGCGCCGCAATTACCAAAGGCAAGACTCCTAATTGATGTAGCCAACCAATCTATCGGGTTGACGGAAGGATCGCAGATGGCACGATTCGAAATCGCCACGCTCATCCGTCAGTACCGATTGTTAGAGGAAGAAATAGAAGAGGTAAATAGCCAATTAGCCGAGTTGGCTAAGTCTACAGGAGAGTATGTATACCTCTCAACTGTACCCGGCTTAGGGGATGCTACAATCGTTGATCTACTCTCTGAAGTCGGTAGCTTTTCACATTATGAAGATCCACGCCAACTCATCAAACTCGCGGGATTAACATTACGTGAAAATTCTTCTGGACAACACAAGGGACGAAAACATATCTCTAAACGCGGCCGGAAGAGGTTAAGGAATGTTCTGTTTAAAGTCATCGTTCCACTAATCAGGCACAATGAAGCGTTTAAACGGCTACATGAATACTACACGACTCGCCAACAAAATCCCCTACGGGGAAAACAGTCGATGGTCGTGCTATGCGGTAAATTACTGAAAGTGTTACATGGTATTTGTAAGAAGAAAGTTCATTTCGATGAGCGGCATATGATGAACGATCTCCACTGTCTCGCAACGGCAGCGTAA
- a CDS encoding DUF4956 domain-containing protein, protein MEKITFTDIFKSSFLEKTSSFSIVDSLIGLLAAFFIGLFIYWVYKKTFTCVIYSHTFNIALIVMTMATALIIMGISSNILLSLGMVGALSIVRFRTPIKDPMDIVYIFWAIVTGILCGAGFIPLAILGAVLIGLVLLLFINRVKIENPYLLVVRYDEAAIEAPIEQVVAKHALKHTIKSKSVMPGSHEITYEVRIKQNDMNFVNILSRMEGVESAIMLSYDGNFTA, encoded by the coding sequence ATGGAAAAGATCACATTTACAGACATTTTCAAGTCAAGCTTTTTAGAGAAGACTTCAAGTTTTTCAATCGTTGACTCATTAATCGGCTTGCTTGCCGCATTTTTCATCGGGCTGTTCATCTATTGGGTGTATAAGAAGACATTTACATGTGTCATCTACTCCCATACATTCAATATCGCACTCATCGTCATGACGATGGCAACTGCACTAATCATCATGGGCATCTCGTCCAATATCCTCTTATCTCTTGGTATGGTCGGGGCTTTATCCATTGTGCGCTTCCGAACACCTATCAAGGATCCGATGGACATCGTTTATATTTTCTGGGCGATTGTCACCGGCATCCTATGTGGAGCGGGCTTTATCCCGCTAGCGATTCTCGGCGCTGTACTAATTGGACTTGTGCTACTGCTTTTCATCAACCGGGTGAAGATTGAAAATCCGTATTTGCTAGTCGTTCGCTATGATGAAGCAGCGATCGAAGCACCGATTGAGCAGGTTGTTGCAAAACATGCACTCAAACATACGATCAAGTCAAAATCAGTCATGCCAGGCAGCCATGAAATCACCTATGAAGTTCGCATCAAGCAAAACGATATGAACTTCGTTAATATCCTATCCCGCATGGAAGGCGTCGAATCGGCGATCATGTTAAGCTATGATGGGAATTTCACAGCATAA
- a CDS encoding GNAT family N-acetyltransferase, with amino-acid sequence MNITVRRLQEQDYEALVKLFKELGYPSSQRAIEERFNLLNQQEAYHSFVAVDEGRVVGFAGVCQMFQFERDGSYARILAFVIDSNARKRGIGTILLNSIEEWARQNNCHSITLNSGNREERLAAHSFYETNGYIVRSSGFSKSLE; translated from the coding sequence ATGAATATTACGGTTCGAAGACTCCAAGAACAGGATTATGAAGCGCTTGTAAAGCTCTTCAAAGAGTTGGGTTATCCAAGTTCCCAGAGGGCAATTGAAGAACGGTTCAACCTGTTGAACCAACAGGAAGCCTATCACTCCTTTGTAGCGGTTGATGAGGGGCGGGTCGTCGGTTTCGCGGGCGTTTGCCAGATGTTTCAATTTGAAAGGGACGGCAGCTATGCAAGGATACTCGCATTCGTTATTGACTCGAATGCGAGGAAGCGAGGGATCGGTACCATTCTATTGAACTCGATTGAAGAATGGGCGCGACAAAATAATTGCCATAGTATCACATTAAATAGCGGGAACCGGGAGGAACGATTAGCCGCCCATTCCTTTTATGAAACAAATGGATATATCGTAAGGAGCTCTGGGTTTTCAAAGAGTCTGGAATAA
- a CDS encoding cell wall metabolism sensor histidine kinase WalK, with protein sequence MRKIKLFRKEQLKFMVLNLVAFSFIFTIFDIIIFHEVQRTLFSKADHELESFQEMITDQTMPRTNLPIREKEPNRNLSPEGRQPNPNPRIIVLKWDERGVIANANEIGTLLYENYFQSYKLDQKNLDVLTTTTIDDEYHFRTILFQNPMDESAAYTELLINIDAEYTIVDNFAELLLVCSILFILLSITASYLLSKKMMKPIIRSWNKQAEFVENASHELRTPLTIVQNKLEALLVEPEEKIMNKFEHIALGLSETRRLSKLTSDLLTLARADSSETELLKQSIRIDDLIEDVCSPFMDIAESQDKYFSLQLQSAATIEADEARLHQLLVILLDNALKYTAQRDKVQVRTYREESKVIIEVSDTGIGIKPENMQHVFDRFYREDKARSRETGGTGLGLSIAQWIVDKHGGTISVLQNQPRGTIFKIKLSK encoded by the coding sequence ATGCGTAAAATCAAGCTGTTCCGTAAAGAGCAATTGAAATTCATGGTGCTCAATTTAGTCGCCTTCTCCTTCATTTTCACCATCTTTGACATCATTATTTTCCATGAAGTGCAGCGTACGTTATTTTCAAAGGCGGATCATGAATTGGAGTCGTTTCAAGAAATGATCACCGACCAAACGATGCCCAGGACAAACTTGCCAATTCGGGAAAAGGAGCCGAACCGAAATCTCTCTCCGGAAGGGCGACAGCCGAATCCGAATCCACGGATTATCGTCCTCAAATGGGATGAGCGAGGGGTCATTGCGAATGCAAATGAAATCGGTACGCTACTCTATGAAAACTATTTTCAGTCCTACAAACTGGACCAGAAAAATCTTGATGTGTTAACAACGACAACGATTGATGATGAATACCATTTCAGGACGATCCTCTTCCAAAATCCAATGGATGAGAGTGCTGCCTATACTGAGCTCCTCATTAATATCGACGCGGAATATACGATTGTCGATAACTTTGCCGAATTGTTATTGGTTTGCTCGATTCTGTTTATTCTGCTGTCGATTACGGCTAGTTATTTATTGTCAAAAAAAATGATGAAGCCGATCATCCGTTCATGGAACAAACAAGCTGAATTTGTCGAAAATGCCTCCCATGAGTTGCGGACGCCACTGACCATCGTCCAAAATAAACTGGAGGCGCTGCTTGTGGAGCCGGAGGAAAAAATCATGAATAAATTTGAGCATATCGCCCTCGGCTTATCGGAAACGAGGCGATTGTCCAAATTGACATCTGATTTATTGACGCTTGCGAGAGCGGACTCCTCGGAAACCGAGTTGTTGAAGCAATCGATCCGAATAGATGACTTAATCGAAGACGTGTGCAGCCCTTTCATGGATATTGCGGAGTCGCAGGACAAATACTTTTCATTGCAATTACAAAGCGCGGCGACCATCGAGGCGGACGAAGCACGGCTCCATCAATTGCTCGTCATCCTATTGGATAATGCGCTGAAATATACTGCCCAACGGGACAAGGTCCAAGTGAGAACATATAGAGAGGAATCTAAAGTAATTATTGAAGTGAGCGATACCGGAATCGGCATCAAACCGGAAAATATGCAGCATGTATTCGATCGTTTTTATCGGGAAGATAAAGCACGCTCGCGTGAAACCGGTGGCACCGGGCTCGGTCTTTCGATTGCGCAATGGATTGTCGACAAACACGGCGGCACCATCTCGGTTCTGCAGAATCAACCAAGAGGCACCATATTTAAAATTAAACTTTCAAAATAA
- a CDS encoding PadR family transcriptional regulator: protein MSVKYGILTLLYMQQNHGYELKLELDALLGIKGKINPGQIYTTLDRLIRDHFVSSAGVDQQERKVYGLEPKGKEELEKWLLEPVPTNTTREDFFFKWSCARKIQFHDEQRMLEQQKALIIQEVMELTQLKTEYLLAGDETKYLLTTGMLFHLDADLSWINQVENRNR from the coding sequence TTGTCGGTCAAGTATGGGATTTTAACTTTATTATACATGCAACAAAATCATGGATATGAATTGAAACTAGAATTGGATGCCCTGCTTGGTATAAAAGGAAAAATCAATCCGGGCCAAATTTATACGACACTTGATCGATTGATTCGCGATCATTTTGTTTCTTCTGCGGGAGTTGATCAGCAGGAAAGAAAGGTATATGGATTGGAGCCGAAAGGGAAGGAAGAACTGGAAAAATGGCTGCTGGAACCGGTTCCTACTAACACGACAAGGGAGGATTTTTTCTTTAAATGGAGTTGTGCACGTAAGATTCAATTTCATGACGAACAGCGTATGCTGGAGCAGCAGAAGGCCTTGATCATCCAGGAAGTAATGGAGTTGACCCAATTAAAAACGGAATATCTATTAGCGGGGGACGAAACCAAATATTTGCTGACCACTGGCATGCTATTCCATCTAGATGCTGATTTAAGTTGGATCAATCAAGTTGAAAACAGAAACCGTTAA
- a CDS encoding polyphosphate polymerase domain-containing protein, which produces MATTVRKGLQGRTELKHEITEMDCFILRNRLKHTMQTDPHVNTRGTYFIRSVYFDNFDNKVLTEKKEGYLDRDKFRVRLYDYNTSLLHLEKKSKRNNLTYKQKCRITAEEYEKIRRGDIRWLEYDERSLLQELWIQMTLYQLKPITVVDYEREVFIYPPGNVRVTFDSQIKTSFRNNDLLNPELPMVSTDPNAVILEVKYDHYLPDIIKQLLQLGDRRKGTYSKYQISRMFG; this is translated from the coding sequence ATGGCGACGACAGTTAGGAAGGGTCTGCAAGGCCGAACAGAACTGAAACACGAGATTACCGAGATGGATTGTTTTATCCTGAGGAATCGGCTCAAGCATACCATGCAAACCGACCCGCATGTGAACACTCGAGGAACCTATTTCATCCGAAGCGTCTACTTTGATAACTTCGATAATAAAGTATTGACCGAGAAGAAAGAAGGATATTTGGATCGCGATAAGTTCCGGGTTCGTCTCTACGATTACAATACATCCCTGCTTCATTTAGAAAAGAAAAGCAAACGGAACAACTTGACGTATAAACAGAAATGCCGGATTACCGCTGAAGAATATGAAAAAATTCGGCGTGGGGACATTAGATGGTTGGAGTACGACGAGAGAAGTTTGCTGCAGGAATTATGGATTCAAATGACTCTTTACCAACTGAAGCCAATCACTGTGGTGGATTATGAACGGGAGGTTTTCATTTATCCTCCCGGCAATGTCCGGGTGACATTCGATAGTCAAATCAAAACCAGCTTCCGAAACAATGATCTGCTAAATCCGGAATTGCCGATGGTCTCAACGGATCCTAATGCAGTCATTTTGGAAGTGAAATACGACCACTACTTGCCTGACATCATCAAACAGTTGCTTCAATTAGGAGACAGACGGAAAGGCACCTATTCCAAATACCAAATTAGCCGGATGTTTGGATAA